The following are encoded together in the Candidatus Omnitrophota bacterium genome:
- a CDS encoding bifunctional oligoribonuclease/PAP phosphatase NrnA, giving the protein MKSKWFDVNLKEIAQLIKDSRTIIVACHMNPDGDAIGSMLGLGFGLSKLGKKVEMLCPDKVPARYKTLPGAKRIKQHHHQPADLAISVDCGDIDQLSRIQDVFKKSKRIVEIDHHTYRTKFGDIQLVDTAVCSVGEIIFWILSELKIPLDKRIAECLLTSTLVETSSFSRHDVNMTTFEICSKIMRVGINFRRISDRYYWQKKPSAVQLSGLCLSRVSFKAKNQLAWSIIYQKDFEQFKGSKEDVDAVPDEMMFIENVKVSLLFREIENNMLRVSLRSKGDIDVGRLATSYGGGGHPDVAGCRIHNNKKTIEKFVNQACQLINGKI; this is encoded by the coding sequence ATGAAATCTAAATGGTTTGATGTAAATTTAAAAGAGATCGCTCAGCTTATTAAAGACAGCCGCACTATTATCGTCGCTTGTCATATGAATCCCGACGGAGATGCCATCGGGTCAATGCTGGGATTAGGATTTGGTTTATCGAAGCTCGGAAAAAAGGTTGAAATGCTTTGTCCTGACAAGGTTCCGGCGCGTTATAAAACTTTACCCGGAGCAAAACGTATCAAACAACATCATCATCAACCGGCAGATCTAGCGATCAGCGTTGATTGTGGTGATATCGATCAATTATCCCGGATCCAGGATGTTTTTAAGAAGTCAAAGCGTATTGTGGAAATAGACCACCACACGTACCGGACTAAATTTGGGGATATACAGCTTGTTGATACGGCCGTTTGCTCGGTCGGAGAAATCATTTTTTGGATTTTAAGTGAATTAAAAATCCCCTTAGACAAACGAATCGCTGAGTGCTTGCTTACGTCAACCTTGGTGGAAACGTCTTCTTTTAGCCGGCACGATGTCAATATGACAACTTTTGAGATCTGTTCCAAGATCATGCGCGTGGGGATCAATTTTCGCCGTATTTCCGACCGTTATTATTGGCAGAAAAAACCTTCCGCCGTGCAACTATCGGGACTATGTTTATCGAGAGTTTCATTTAAAGCAAAAAATCAACTTGCCTGGTCTATTATTTACCAAAAAGATTTTGAACAATTTAAAGGAAGCAAGGAAGACGTTGACGCGGTTCCCGATGAGATGATGTTCATTGAAAATGTCAAAGTGTCTCTTTTGTTCCGGGAGATCGAGAATAATATGCTGCGTGTAAGCCTTAGGTCCAAAGGCGACATTGATGTCGGGCGCTTAGCGACATCTTATGGCGGAGGCGGCCATCCGGATGTGGCGGGGTGCCGTATCCATAACAATAAAAAAACCATAGAAAAGTTTGTCAATCAAGCCTGCCAATTAATCAACGGAAAGATCTAA
- the era gene encoding GTPase Era — protein MTQLSNQENLRSGIVSIVGRPNTGKSTLVNYILKEKVAIVSTVPQTTRHQMRGIYNDERGQIVFIDTPGVHLGKDKLDQFMHTSSLAALDGADCIIHLVDSSEATGKEERVVIESLRNIKAPIIVGLNKIDLKGKYVAQYIELWQEIKKKPVTEIEGMVLLPLSSKTGHNVDTLLDLIFERLPQGPALYPQDIISDVPQKIMIADIIREKFLRLMRDEVPHSLAVVVDQVVPKKNKLTYISAQVLVERESQKEIVIGKGGQILKKVGTQAREELEEILGGKVFLEIFVRLEKKWREDHSLLEEMGYTF, from the coding sequence ATGACGCAACTCTCTAATCAAGAAAATCTTCGCTCAGGTATTGTTTCCATTGTCGGCCGTCCTAATACGGGAAAATCTACTCTCGTCAATTATATCCTCAAAGAAAAAGTAGCCATTGTCTCTACGGTGCCGCAGACAACCCGTCATCAAATGAGAGGCATTTATAATGATGAGCGAGGACAGATCGTTTTTATTGATACGCCGGGTGTGCATTTGGGCAAAGATAAGCTGGATCAATTCATGCATACATCTTCTTTGGCGGCTTTAGACGGAGCGGATTGCATTATTCATCTGGTCGATTCAAGCGAAGCAACAGGAAAAGAAGAGCGAGTGGTGATTGAGAGCCTAAGAAACATTAAAGCACCGATTATTGTGGGTCTTAATAAAATTGACCTAAAGGGCAAATATGTCGCGCAGTATATCGAGCTTTGGCAGGAGATCAAGAAAAAACCTGTTACGGAAATTGAAGGAATGGTTCTCTTACCGTTGTCGAGCAAGACAGGACATAATGTTGATACATTGCTGGACTTGATCTTTGAGCGCTTACCTCAGGGGCCGGCTTTATACCCGCAGGATATTATTTCAGATGTTCCGCAAAAAATTATGATCGCTGATATTATCCGTGAGAAATTCTTAAGATTAATGCGTGATGAGGTTCCGCATTCTTTGGCGGTGGTGGTTGACCAAGTTGTGCCAAAGAAAAATAAACTGACCTATATTAGCGCGCAGGTTTTGGTGGAGCGTGAATCACAAAAAGAAATTGTTATTGGAAAAGGCGGCCAAATTTTAAAAAAAGTAGGGACGCAGGCACGAGAAGAACTGGAAGAAATCTTGGGAGGAAAAGTTTTCTTGGAGATCTTTGTCCGGCTGGAAAAGAAATGGCGGGAAGATCATTCCTTATTGGAAGAAATGGGATATACGTTTTAA
- a CDS encoding Hint domain-containing protein: MKTQKTKIINALGFSLVEVMTVTVLSVAVISAIAMASRAGIGSSLVTANKTASIASARSNVDAIAKELSFSNISDNTVQILPCDSNVNSPNYCTGLPPGEENRLLFKLPIADTNPVANTIFTPEGSGTARIKYGANVSNVPTQTGWVEYKVTFGPDGKEHLMRNIVYSDTVEICGNGECESHETVEGCAVDCVSCLAHPDVNDAAHYDGRCDRPYENETNCLNDCPRCGNGVCDREERCIELTAAESGGNVAPADDHVINPRLEEEDDTNVFTSGAKLSDDDIRNVNNVGDTLPREEIGPGNVTPEIVIQCNQDCCHEYIPDDNIGPLGFLDLFTGTAYAEDNARRLSRATTLGEAKSILFQYGETTPGVKNGTILITLDAGKDATPTTQRTSSKVSTTVFLKNQGIPMTGALCGDGICSDAENSTECPEDCNDNPANCDNDNICEAAENCPTCPYCPPCAPRCGDQICNGSETSGSCPQDCPTCPDGYCNSASENCSICPLDCGACPPPPVCFLAGTAITMSNGSQKPIELVEIGDEVLSFDENTGEFKPGKVTEIFEHNSGDYLIINGNLKVTSNHHFLSDGQWVEIGSLKTGDVLLNNKKENEPIQSIEKMTEKVKVYNIEVDSYHNYVAGGYVAHNKPRPRERPSENPIHIGN; this comes from the coding sequence ATGAAGACTCAAAAAACAAAAATAATTAACGCACTCGGGTTTAGCCTCGTTGAAGTTATGACTGTTACTGTCCTTTCGGTTGCCGTCATTTCGGCGATCGCTATGGCCAGCCGAGCCGGCATCGGGTCTTCCTTGGTGACAGCCAACAAAACGGCCTCTATCGCTAGCGCGCGCAGTAACGTAGATGCGATCGCGAAAGAGCTCTCTTTCTCTAATATCAGCGATAACACTGTTCAAATCCTCCCCTGCGATTCTAATGTTAATTCCCCCAATTATTGTACAGGACTTCCACCAGGGGAGGAAAATCGCCTCTTATTTAAACTTCCCATTGCTGACACAAACCCTGTCGCCAATACTATTTTTACGCCTGAGGGTAGCGGCACGGCAAGAATTAAATACGGAGCAAATGTCAGCAATGTCCCAACACAAACAGGTTGGGTCGAATATAAGGTCACCTTTGGCCCAGATGGAAAAGAACATCTTATGCGTAATATCGTTTATTCGGATACGGTTGAGATCTGCGGTAACGGTGAATGCGAGTCCCACGAAACAGTCGAGGGATGTGCAGTAGATTGCGTTTCATGCCTGGCTCACCCCGATGTAAACGATGCCGCTCACTATGACGGACGTTGCGATAGGCCGTATGAAAATGAAACAAATTGCCTTAATGATTGTCCTCGCTGTGGTAACGGTGTCTGTGACAGAGAAGAACGGTGTATTGAACTAACAGCCGCAGAATCTGGGGGCAATGTCGCGCCGGCTGATGACCATGTCATTAACCCCCGGCTTGAAGAAGAGGATGATACAAATGTCTTTACTTCCGGAGCTAAACTTTCCGATGACGATATAAGAAATGTTAATAATGTCGGAGATACTCTTCCACGTGAAGAAATTGGACCTGGCAATGTCACTCCCGAAATCGTTATTCAATGTAATCAGGACTGCTGTCATGAATATATTCCGGATGATAATATCGGCCCCCTGGGATTTCTCGACTTATTTACCGGTACGGCTTATGCAGAAGACAATGCCCGAAGACTATCTCGAGCCACCACGCTCGGAGAGGCTAAAAGTATTTTATTCCAATATGGAGAAACTACACCTGGTGTAAAAAATGGAACTATTTTGATCACCCTTGATGCCGGAAAAGACGCAACTCCGACGACGCAAAGAACAAGTTCAAAAGTATCAACAACTGTTTTCTTGAAAAACCAAGGAATTCCCATGACGGGCGCTTTATGCGGCGATGGCATCTGTAGCGATGCAGAAAATAGCACAGAATGTCCCGAAGATTGTAATGATAATCCGGCTAATTGTGATAACGACAATATTTGTGAGGCGGCCGAAAATTGCCCGACGTGTCCCTATTGCCCTCCTTGCGCGCCACGCTGTGGTGATCAAATTTGTAATGGCAGTGAGACAAGCGGTAGTTGCCCACAAGATTGCCCCACTTGCCCTGACGGTTACTGCAACTCAGCATCGGAAAACTGCAGTATCTGTCCTTTGGATTGCGGAGCGTGTCCACCACCACCGGTTTGCTTTTTAGCAGGAACAGCCATTACCATGTCCAACGGTTCACAGAAACCGATTGAATTAGTCGAGATAGGTGATGAGGTTTTATCATTTGACGAAAATACGGGTGAATTTAAGCCTGGGAAAGTTACAGAAATTTTTGAGCATAATTCCGGCGATTATCTTATCATTAACGGAAACTTAAAAGTAACGTCAAACCACCATTTTTTAAGCGATGGCCAATGGGTTGAAATAGGTTCGCTTAAAACAGGCGATGTTCTTTTAAACAATAAAAAAGAAAATGAACCTATCCAGTCAATTGAAAAGATGACCGAAAAAGTAAAAGTTTACAATATTGAGGTAGACAGTTACCATAATTATGTCGCCGGAGGTTATGTTGCTCACAACAAGCCGCGGCCAAGGGAGCGTCCGAGCGAAAACCCTATCCATATCGGCAACTAA
- a CDS encoding PAC2 family protein — translation MKKCNQHKTSMITVEKKVRLNNPVFIAAWPGMGNVAVKAAVYLKNQLKAQCFAKFSSEKIFYQTDVVVEKGVIELEQLTEGKFFYWKNPDGGRDLIIFISDLQPSPEKALAYGAKILDFARGFKIDTFLTFAAMITPFDYTATPKVWCAATHEKLITQFEQFGIKPIASGNISGLNGLFLGLAKKRKLSGACLLGEIPFYSTQIENPYASLAILETLAKFLKFRIDLNELRIAGKALEEEMERLMDLVKRPFPDEENELPISSEDIDMIKNVLDMRSHLPSSAKAQIEELFVKSQKDISYALELKKKLDEWHIYKDYEDRFLELFKRSDQEQSFHEK, via the coding sequence ATGAAAAAGTGCAATCAACATAAAACCTCCATGATCACCGTCGAGAAGAAGGTCAGGCTCAATAATCCTGTCTTCATCGCGGCGTGGCCTGGCATGGGCAATGTGGCCGTGAAAGCCGCTGTTTACTTAAAAAATCAACTTAAGGCGCAATGCTTTGCCAAGTTTTCCAGTGAAAAGATTTTCTATCAGACTGATGTGGTGGTTGAAAAAGGAGTTATTGAATTAGAACAGCTCACAGAAGGAAAATTTTTCTATTGGAAAAACCCTGATGGCGGCCGTGACCTGATCATTTTTATCAGCGACCTTCAACCTTCGCCAGAAAAAGCACTAGCCTATGGCGCCAAGATCCTGGATTTTGCCCGCGGTTTTAAGATCGACACATTTTTAACATTCGCGGCGATGATCACCCCTTTTGATTATACGGCAACCCCAAAGGTCTGGTGCGCCGCTACCCATGAAAAATTGATCACGCAATTTGAACAGTTCGGCATTAAGCCCATTGCCTCTGGAAATATCAGCGGGCTTAACGGGCTTTTTCTAGGATTAGCAAAGAAAAGAAAACTTTCCGGCGCATGCCTTTTGGGAGAGATCCCATTTTACTCGACCCAGATCGAAAATCCTTATGCGTCTTTGGCTATTCTGGAAACTTTAGCCAAGTTCCTTAAGTTTCGGATAGATTTAAATGAATTACGTATAGCCGGCAAAGCTTTAGAAGAAGAAATGGAACGCTTGATGGATCTGGTCAAAAGGCCTTTTCCCGACGAGGAGAACGAACTTCCTATTAGCTCGGAAGACATTGATATGATCAAAAATGTTTTAGATATGCGCAGTCACTTACCGTCTTCTGCCAAAGCTCAGATCGAAGAACTTTTTGTAAAATCCCAAAAGGATATTTCTTACGCCTTGGAGCTCAAAAAGAAACTAGATGAATGGCATATTTACAAAGACTATGAAGACAGATTCTTAGAGCTCTTTAAGCGTTCCGACCAAGAGCAAAGTTTTCATGAGAAGTAA
- a CDS encoding NAD(P)H-hydrate epimerase has product MRSKQFLTSAQAQRIDRIAITKIGIPSIVLMENAGRAAAKEIIRTLKSKRSSLKKNLVLVFCGLGNNGGDGFVIARYLSGAGIKVKVFILGSPHRLKEDAVLNYRILRLLKIPVVRSTATPSLVRRDILRSQLIVDAIFGVGLNRAINEPFFNMIKTINQYAQCVFAIDIPSGLDATTGKIHGICVNASRTITFNLPKKGFFYNDGPKYTGQIKTLSIGIPKRLFK; this is encoded by the coding sequence ATGAGAAGTAAGCAATTCTTAACATCCGCCCAAGCCCAACGCATCGACCGTATCGCCATCACAAAAATAGGAATTCCGTCCATTGTTTTAATGGAGAACGCGGGGCGTGCCGCCGCCAAAGAAATCATCCGAACGCTTAAAAGCAAAAGGTCTTCTTTAAAGAAAAATCTTGTTTTAGTATTTTGTGGTTTAGGCAATAATGGCGGTGATGGATTTGTCATCGCGCGTTATTTAAGCGGCGCCGGAATTAAAGTCAAAGTTTTTATTCTTGGCTCGCCGCATCGATTAAAAGAAGACGCCGTCCTAAATTATCGAATTTTGCGCCTTTTGAAAATCCCTGTTGTCAGATCAACAGCTACTCCATCTTTGGTTCGACGTGATATCTTGCGGTCGCAACTGATCGTTGATGCTATTTTTGGTGTTGGGCTAAATCGAGCTATTAACGAACCATTTTTTAATATGATAAAAACGATCAATCAATATGCTCAATGTGTCTTCGCTATAGATATCCCGTCCGGACTGGACGCAACAACCGGGAAAATTCACGGAATTTGCGTAAATGCTTCTCGGACAATAACTTTCAATCTTCCTAAAAAGGGATTTTTCTATAACGACGGCCCGAAATATACGGGCCAGATAAAAACTTTAAGCATAGGCATTCCAAAACGATTGTTCAAGTGA
- the nth gene encoding endonuclease III has translation MAHNPNIEKIIRTLRREVKNLKTPSVTMVGRKWKSPFLVLISCLLSLRTKDEVTLPASERLFALAASPQGMFRLSIPTIEKTIYPVGFYKTKARNIKLICQTLIKKFASQVPADIDTLLTLRGVGRKTANLVMTEGFGKLGICVDTHVHRISNRFGYIATKTPEETEWALRAKLPKKFWIEYNALLVMWGQNICKPVSPFCSRCAVKDLCQRKEVELSR, from the coding sequence ATGGCTCATAATCCCAATATTGAAAAAATTATTCGAACACTGCGCCGGGAAGTCAAAAATTTAAAAACACCTTCCGTCACCATGGTTGGAAGAAAATGGAAAAGCCCGTTTTTAGTTTTAATATCCTGCCTTTTAAGCTTGCGCACAAAAGACGAAGTGACCTTGCCGGCTTCTGAGCGATTGTTTGCTTTGGCGGCCAGTCCTCAAGGGATGTTCAGGCTCAGTATTCCCACTATCGAAAAGACGATTTACCCGGTCGGTTTTTACAAAACGAAAGCACGCAATATAAAGTTAATTTGTCAGACTTTGATCAAAAAATTTGCGAGCCAAGTTCCAGCTGATATTGATACATTATTAACATTGCGCGGGGTGGGGCGTAAAACAGCCAACCTGGTGATGACAGAAGGGTTTGGAAAGTTAGGAATATGCGTTGATACTCATGTTCATCGCATCTCAAATCGTTTTGGCTATATTGCAACAAAAACACCGGAAGAAACAGAGTGGGCCTTGCGCGCCAAATTGCCTAAAAAATTTTGGATCGAATATAATGCTTTATTGGTCATGTGGGGACAGAATATTTGTAAACCCGTATCACCGTTTTGCTCTCGCTGTGCTGTTAAGGATCTTTGTCAACGAAAAGAAGTCGAATTAAGCCGTTAA
- a CDS encoding ATP-grasp domain-containing protein, with the protein MKKIIGLTYDLKQDWTPDAGDPPDANAEHDSSATVDSITQAFESAGHTVRKIGNIFNLLKTIDQLNVDIVFNIAEGRFGRNRESQVPVLLETKRIPFVGSDGLALGITLDKVMAKRVFIAEGIPTPKFFEARNCENLKKQNRIGFPLIVKPSCEGTSKGLTENAKVHDFKGLKRQVELVTTQYKQPALVEEFIRGSEYTVAVLGNEHPQAMPVVQINIDGKKDLGDVFFTSDRVSLRKDTVEYICPAQISKKLSSQMQELAVRAFKALGCYDFARIDFRVDKKGKPFMLEVNPLPSLSQEDAFFFIAQARGITYNDIVNEILGFGLSRHGLTNGKYKEAKR; encoded by the coding sequence ATGAAAAAGATAATCGGCCTTACCTATGATCTAAAGCAAGATTGGACACCTGATGCAGGCGATCCGCCGGATGCGAATGCGGAACACGATTCATCCGCGACTGTCGATAGCATTACTCAGGCGTTTGAATCGGCAGGGCATACGGTTAGAAAAATCGGAAATATCTTTAATCTTTTAAAAACGATCGATCAGTTGAACGTTGACATTGTTTTTAATATTGCAGAAGGCCGTTTTGGACGTAACCGCGAATCACAAGTTCCGGTTCTTTTAGAAACAAAACGAATTCCTTTTGTCGGGTCTGATGGATTAGCCCTAGGGATCACCTTAGACAAAGTGATGGCGAAACGCGTTTTTATCGCTGAGGGAATTCCGACGCCGAAATTTTTTGAAGCGCGCAATTGTGAAAATCTGAAGAAACAAAACAGGATCGGTTTTCCCTTGATCGTGAAACCTTCTTGCGAAGGAACATCAAAAGGATTAACCGAGAATGCGAAAGTCCATGATTTTAAAGGGCTTAAACGCCAGGTAGAACTAGTTACAACGCAATACAAACAACCGGCCTTGGTTGAAGAATTTATCCGTGGTTCGGAATATACCGTGGCGGTTTTGGGCAATGAACATCCTCAGGCGATGCCGGTCGTTCAGATCAATATTGACGGAAAAAAAGATCTGGGAGATGTGTTTTTTACCTCCGATCGTGTTTCACTGCGCAAAGATACGGTGGAGTATATTTGTCCGGCTCAAATTTCAAAGAAGCTAAGTTCGCAAATGCAGGAATTAGCCGTTAGGGCTTTTAAAGCTTTAGGATGTTATGATTTTGCCAGGATCGATTTTCGCGTCGACAAAAAAGGAAAACCTTTTATGCTGGAAGTTAATCCTTTGCCGTCTTTATCTCAAGAAGATGCTTTCTTTTTTATCGCGCAGGCACGCGGGATCACTTACAATGATATTGTCAATGAGATACTTGGTTTTGGGTTAAGCCGTCACGGTTTAACCAATGGCAAATACAAGGAGGCCAAACGATGA
- a CDS encoding KamA family radical SAM protein — MNEINPSTAVEIQHDGIIVDQAPATSVSDKPKIPLTAAENRILSFFKGATPVDWEDWRWQIRNRIRTKDVLSKIIKMTPEEEKGVDGCKDKLTMSIPPYFASLIDPEDPSCPIRLQSVPLAAEMKKSAHELTDPCGEDKNSPVHGLVHRYPDRVLFLVNEMCAMYCRYCTRSRMVGDGQRTLNPATYEAAYDYIRSNKKIRDVLISGGDPLTLGDGMLESIIQNIKAIPHVEFVRIGTRIPVTLPQRVTPELVAMLKKYSPIWMSVHFNHPREVTKRVKQACDMLADSGIPMGSQTVLLKGINDRPHIMRKLFHELLKIRVRPYYIYQCDPILGSDHFRTPVSVGINIIEKLRGHTTGYSIPTFVIDGPGGGGKIPVGPNYVISYNKGKCVLRNFAGKKFTYYDPQ; from the coding sequence ATGAACGAAATCAATCCGTCGACAGCCGTAGAAATACAGCACGATGGTATTATAGTTGATCAAGCACCGGCAACATCTGTCTCGGATAAGCCGAAGATCCCTTTGACGGCCGCGGAAAACCGCATCTTAAGTTTTTTTAAAGGAGCGACGCCGGTTGATTGGGAAGATTGGCGTTGGCAGATCAGAAATAGAATTCGCACCAAAGACGTTTTATCTAAGATCATCAAAATGACTCCCGAAGAGGAAAAGGGCGTTGATGGGTGCAAGGATAAACTGACGATGTCTATTCCTCCTTATTTTGCCAGCCTTATCGATCCGGAAGATCCTAGCTGTCCTATTCGTTTACAATCAGTTCCTTTGGCCGCCGAAATGAAAAAATCAGCGCACGAGTTAACCGATCCTTGCGGAGAAGATAAAAATTCTCCCGTCCATGGATTAGTCCACCGCTATCCGGACAGAGTTTTATTTTTAGTCAATGAAATGTGCGCGATGTATTGCCGTTATTGTACGCGTTCACGCATGGTGGGCGACGGGCAAAGAACATTGAATCCAGCGACGTATGAAGCGGCCTATGATTATATCCGTTCCAATAAAAAGATCCGCGATGTTCTTATTTCCGGCGGAGATCCTTTGACGTTGGGAGACGGGATGCTGGAAAGTATTATTCAAAACATTAAAGCTATTCCGCATGTTGAATTTGTGCGTATTGGGACAAGGATTCCGGTGACATTGCCACAACGCGTTACGCCGGAATTAGTCGCGATGCTTAAAAAATACAGTCCGATTTGGATGAGTGTTCATTTTAACCATCCTCGGGAAGTGACAAAACGAGTCAAGCAGGCTTGCGATATGTTGGCGGATAGCGGAATTCCGATGGGCAGTCAGACAGTTCTTTTAAAAGGCATTAATGACCGTCCGCATATTATGCGCAAATTGTTCCATGAACTTTTAAAGATCAGGGTGAGGCCGTATTATATTTATCAATGCGACCCGATCTTAGGATCCGATCATTTTAGAACACCGGTTTCGGTGGGAATTAATATTATCGAGAAGCTGCGCGGGCATACCACCGGTTATTCGATCCCGACATTTGTTATTGACGGGCCCGGCGGCGGGGGCAAGATCCCCGTTGGCCCGAATTACGTTATTTCCTATAATAAAGGCAAATGTGTTTTAAGGAATTTTGCCGGTAAGAAGTTTACATACTACGATCCGCAGTAA
- the rpsU gene encoding 30S ribosomal protein S21, whose product MVEVKVTDKDGFEKAMKIFKKQCQKEGFLMEAKERRYYSKPSERKRRKGSGQRR is encoded by the coding sequence ATGGTTGAAGTCAAAGTTACCGATAAAGATGGTTTTGAAAAAGCCATGAAGATCTTCAAAAAGCAATGTCAAAAAGAAGGTTTTCTTATGGAGGCCAAAGAACGGCGCTATTATTCAAAACCTTCAGAACGAAAAAGACGTAAGGGCAGCGGTCAACGAAGATAG
- a CDS encoding type 1 glutamine amidotransferase domain-containing protein gives MADRQKKIAILAEDLYQVLEIWYPLLRLKEEGVDVVVIGTGTKETYGSKEGYPVKVHCSVDQADANDFDGVIIPGGYAPDMLRRFPKVIDFIKHLHVKNRIVAAICHGGWLLVSADILKKRKVTCFFAIKDDLIAAGAQYIDKEVVVDGNLITSRKPEDLPAFTKEIINALNKKTS, from the coding sequence ATGGCTGATCGTCAGAAAAAAATTGCCATCCTTGCCGAAGACCTTTATCAGGTTTTAGAGATTTGGTACCCTTTGCTTCGCCTTAAAGAAGAAGGCGTGGATGTCGTTGTCATTGGGACCGGCACCAAGGAAACCTATGGAAGTAAAGAAGGTTATCCGGTCAAAGTTCATTGTTCTGTTGACCAGGCCGATGCGAATGATTTTGACGGTGTCATTATTCCCGGCGGTTACGCGCCGGATATGTTACGCCGTTTTCCGAAAGTTATTGATTTTATAAAACATCTTCATGTCAAGAATCGCATTGTAGCGGCTATTTGTCACGGTGGATGGCTTTTGGTTTCAGCAGATATTTTAAAGAAACGAAAAGTAACTTGTTTCTTTGCGATCAAAGATGATCTGATCGCCGCTGGCGCTCAATATATAGACAAAGAAGTTGTGGTAGACGGAAATTTGATCACGTCACGAAAGCCGGAAGATCTTCCGGCGTTTACTAAAGAGATCATTAACGCCTTAAACAAGAAAACATCGTAA